In Syntrophomonas wolfei subsp. wolfei str. Goettingen G311, a single window of DNA contains:
- the prmC gene encoding peptide chain release factor N(5)-glutamine methyltransferase, producing MQQQWLIKELMDWTTRFFADRGLEEPRLEAEVLLAHVLLQNRVYLYTHFDKPVNQEERQQYREVIKRRIKGEPLAYIVGHKEFMSLEFKLNQAVLIPRPETELLVEEALEIAEGKEGLRICDVGTGSGAIAVSLAFYVPTAQVYATDISADALEKARENATRHGVAITFYQGDLLFPLLNEEPFDIIVANLPYIGSKEFILLDSGVKDYEPALALLAPGDGLDLYRRLLPQAAALLAPEGCLLLEIGHEQGSRAREMMQGWGETEIIKDLAGRDRLLKSRRE from the coding sequence GTGCAGCAACAGTGGCTAATAAAAGAATTAATGGATTGGACTACCCGGTTTTTTGCAGATCGGGGCCTGGAAGAACCTCGTTTGGAGGCGGAAGTTTTGCTGGCCCATGTTTTGCTGCAGAACCGGGTTTATTTATATACTCATTTTGACAAGCCGGTTAACCAGGAAGAAAGGCAGCAATATCGCGAAGTGATTAAAAGAAGAATAAAGGGCGAACCATTAGCCTATATTGTAGGACATAAGGAGTTTATGTCCCTTGAATTCAAGCTTAACCAGGCGGTACTGATCCCCCGCCCGGAAACGGAATTGCTGGTGGAAGAAGCCCTGGAAATAGCCGAGGGAAAAGAAGGGTTGCGTATCTGCGATGTAGGGACCGGTTCCGGAGCTATTGCAGTTAGCTTGGCTTTTTATGTCCCAACAGCCCAAGTTTATGCTACAGATATATCGGCTGATGCTCTGGAAAAAGCTCGCGAGAATGCAACACGGCATGGTGTCGCCATAACATTTTACCAGGGTGATTTACTTTTTCCTCTCTTAAATGAAGAACCTTTCGATATTATTGTTGCCAATTTACCATATATAGGAAGCAAAGAGTTTATCTTACTGGATTCTGGGGTAAAAGATTATGAACCCGCACTGGCTTTGCTAGCCCCAGGCGATGGCCTGGATCTTTACCGGCGTTTATTGCCGCAGGCTGCAGCTTTGCTGGCTCCTGAAGGCTGCCTTTTGTTAGAGATTGGTCATGAGCAAGGGAGCAGGGCCCGGGAAATGATGCAGGGTTGGGGAGAAACGGAAATAATTAAGGATCTGGCAGGCAGGGACCGCCTGTTAAAGTCCAGAAGGGAGTAA
- the prfA gene encoding peptide chain release factor 1 has product MLEKLDSLEEKYDELTHLLSQPEVLSDQARFQKLAKAHSALSDIVTMYREYKSLSRQLEDSKEMLVEEEDEEFRQMLADEIPQLQEKKASLEQELRILLLPQDPNDEKSVIMEIRAGTGGEEAALFAGDLFRMYSRYAEEQGWKIEIMDTHYTDIGGIKEIVFVVDGRGAYSKLKFESGVHRVQRIPVTESGGRIHTSAATVAVLPEAEEVEVAIDPNDLRIDVYCSSGPGGQSVNTTQSAVRITHVPTGEVVTCQDEKSQHKNKAKALRVLRARLKELLEEEKNAEMAGTRKNQVGSGDRSERIRTYNFPQGRVSDHRINLTLHRLESVLEGRLEEIINALIAHYQAERLKQVD; this is encoded by the coding sequence TTGCTGGAAAAATTGGATAGCCTGGAAGAAAAATATGATGAATTAACCCATCTCTTGAGCCAGCCTGAGGTTCTTTCCGACCAGGCCAGGTTTCAAAAGCTGGCCAAAGCCCACTCTGCTCTCAGTGACATTGTAACTATGTACCGCGAGTATAAATCACTATCCCGGCAACTGGAGGATTCCAAAGAGATGCTGGTTGAGGAAGAGGATGAAGAATTCCGTCAGATGCTTGCGGATGAAATTCCTCAACTACAGGAGAAAAAAGCCTCCCTCGAACAGGAATTGAGAATACTCTTGCTGCCACAGGACCCCAATGATGAAAAAAGCGTAATCATGGAAATTAGGGCCGGTACCGGCGGGGAGGAAGCCGCCCTTTTTGCCGGTGATCTCTTTCGCATGTACAGCCGCTATGCTGAGGAGCAAGGCTGGAAAATAGAGATAATGGATACTCATTACACCGATATCGGAGGCATTAAGGAAATAGTTTTTGTGGTTGATGGGCGGGGAGCCTACAGCAAGCTGAAATTTGAATCCGGAGTTCATCGGGTGCAGCGGATACCAGTGACGGAATCCGGGGGAAGGATTCATACTTCAGCGGCAACAGTAGCTGTTTTGCCCGAGGCCGAAGAAGTGGAAGTAGCCATTGACCCTAATGATTTACGCATAGATGTTTATTGTTCCAGTGGTCCCGGAGGACAATCGGTTAATACCACCCAATCAGCCGTCAGGATAACCCATGTTCCCACGGGTGAAGTGGTAACCTGTCAAGATGAAAAATCCCAGCATAAGAATAAGGCTAAAGCCCTGCGGGTTTTGCGGGCCAGGTTGAAAGAGCTTCTGGAGGAGGAGAAGAATGCGGAGATGGCAGGTACCCGTAAGAACCAGGTAGGCAGCGGCGATCGCAGTGAACGTATACGCACCTATAATTTTCCCCAGGGCCGGGTTAGCGATCATCGCATTAATTTGACTTTGCACCGCTTGGAGTCGGTACTGGAAGGGCGCCTGGAGGAAATAATAAATGCTCTTATAGCTCATTACCAGGCTGAGCGTTTGAAACAGGTGGATTGA